Proteins encoded together in one Solidesulfovibrio fructosivorans JJ] window:
- a CDS encoding DUF2079 domain-containing protein — translation MTNLHAPATLPVPVSRGFGGAVFLGLFAVLALMACFKYLALHSTVFDLGVFLSNLYSLHRYGEWWRAFLGHAQPLLPLYAQVYRLVPDQAAPLVLLTVQGLVLALPALMAARRYGMLAALAYALYFPVWTNALFDFHLDHLLIPILFAFLVAATSGRTRLAFVLGLLPCLVKEPYALTTIFCGAYLAFVAEERKAGWGLMLLGALYFYVATAWIVPYCTADGGLGAASGGYAWLGGGPGTALATCLLHPLTVLDEMFGVAGKWKYLGFLFGALLFFPLFRPKLLLPAVPALALALLSTQPNYYGWANHYTAGAAGVLFFAFCEVLGPVRILARQSGIGAHYSGLALFTALAVGHVLLAPSPVSRLFLTTDNFAFSMEAYEPTARDAAILAEILKAVPRDPDLPVVAQNTLNWGALAERLDYNSFPLGVFTPHPVRDLSKASFGDFWKFVRTGKTDLPVRSWQAQYVLLDLTRPWFVLDKGCEFQNGACRDKEVAREFSELVDRAKAQLETVYDQGGFLILRRPQPKPAPAPAAQTQPEGEAPAAPGTAPMSPDGQTSQAPNAAPGAAAPEAAPAGQNAVRHAPDARRTGRAGRDAGSGDRRARKPA, via the coding sequence TTTTTGTCCAACCTCTATTCCCTGCACCGCTACGGCGAGTGGTGGCGGGCCTTTCTCGGCCATGCCCAGCCGCTTTTGCCGCTGTATGCCCAGGTCTACCGGCTCGTGCCCGACCAGGCCGCGCCGCTGGTGCTTCTCACCGTCCAGGGCCTGGTCCTGGCCCTGCCCGCGCTTATGGCCGCCAGACGTTACGGCATGCTGGCCGCCCTGGCCTATGCCCTCTATTTTCCGGTCTGGACCAACGCCCTGTTCGATTTCCACCTGGACCACCTGCTCATTCCGATCCTTTTCGCCTTCCTGGTCGCCGCCACGTCGGGCCGGACGCGCCTGGCCTTCGTGCTGGGCCTGCTCCCCTGCCTGGTGAAGGAACCGTATGCCCTGACCACGATATTTTGCGGCGCGTATCTGGCCTTCGTGGCCGAGGAGCGCAAGGCGGGCTGGGGGCTCATGCTCCTTGGCGCGCTGTATTTCTACGTCGCCACGGCCTGGATCGTGCCCTACTGCACGGCCGACGGCGGCCTCGGCGCCGCAAGCGGCGGCTATGCCTGGCTCGGCGGGGGTCCGGGCACGGCGCTCGCCACCTGCCTGCTGCATCCGCTGACCGTGCTCGACGAGATGTTCGGCGTGGCCGGCAAATGGAAATACCTGGGGTTCCTGTTCGGGGCGCTGCTCTTTTTCCCGCTTTTCCGGCCCAAGCTCCTGCTGCCGGCCGTGCCGGCCCTGGCCCTGGCCCTGCTGTCCACCCAACCCAATTATTACGGCTGGGCCAACCACTACACCGCCGGCGCGGCCGGAGTACTTTTCTTCGCCTTTTGCGAGGTGCTCGGGCCGGTGCGCATCCTGGCCCGGCAATCGGGCATCGGCGCGCACTATTCCGGATTGGCGCTTTTTACGGCCCTGGCTGTGGGGCACGTGCTTTTGGCCCCCTCGCCCGTGTCGCGCCTTTTTTTGACCACGGACAATTTCGCCTTCTCCATGGAGGCCTATGAACCCACGGCCCGCGACGCCGCCATCCTGGCCGAGATCCTGAAAGCCGTGCCGCGCGACCCGGACCTGCCGGTGGTGGCCCAAAACACGCTCAATTGGGGCGCGCTGGCCGAGCGGCTCGACTACAACAGCTTTCCCCTGGGCGTTTTTACGCCCCATCCCGTGCGCGACCTGTCCAAGGCCAGCTTCGGCGATTTCTGGAAATTCGTGCGCACCGGCAAAACCGACCTGCCCGTGCGCTCCTGGCAGGCGCAGTACGTGCTGCTCGACCTGACCCGGCCGTGGTTCGTGCTGGACAAGGGCTGCGAATTCCAAAACGGGGCCTGCCGGGACAAAGAAGTGGCCAGGGAATTTTCCGAACTGGTCGACCGGGCCAAGGCGCAGCTCGAGACCGTCTACGACCAGGGCGGCTTCCTGATCCTGCGCCGCCCCCAGCCCAAGCCCGCGCCCGCTCCGGCGGCCCAGACGCAACCGGAAGGGGAGGCTCCCGCCGCGCCCGGCACAGCCCCGATGTCCCCGGACGGCCAGACGTCGCAAGCGCCGAATGCCGCGCCCGGGGCCGCAGCGCCCGAAGCGGCGCCGGCCGGACAAAACGCCGTCCGCCACGCCCCCGACGCCCGCCGCACCGGGCGGGCCGGCCGCGACGCCGGCTCCGGCGACCGTCGCGCCCGCAAGCCCGCATGA